From Streptomyces sp. Edi4, one genomic window encodes:
- a CDS encoding RNA polymerase-binding protein RbpA produces MASGNAIRGSRVGAGPMGEAERGESAPRLRISFWCSNGHETQPSFASDAQVPETWDCPRCGFPAGQDRDNPPDPPRTEPYKTHLAYVRERRSDADGEAILAEALAKLRGEI; encoded by the coding sequence GTGGCAAGTGGCAACGCGATCCGGGGAAGCCGGGTCGGAGCGGGGCCGATGGGCGAGGCCGAGCGGGGCGAGTCCGCGCCGCGCCTGCGCATCTCCTTCTGGTGCTCCAACGGGCACGAGACGCAGCCGAGCTTCGCCAGTGACGCACAGGTTCCGGAGACGTGGGACTGCCCGCGCTGCGGATTCCCCGCGGGACAGGACCGGGACAACCCGCCGGACCCGCCACGCACCGAGCCGTACAAGACCCACCTGGCGTACGTACGGGAGCGCCGCAGCGACGCGGACGGCGAGGCGATCCTCGCGGAAGCACTCGCCAAGCTGCGGGGCGAGATCTGA
- the secG gene encoding preprotein translocase subunit SecG, with translation MIVGFSIALIVFSLLLMLLVLMHKGKGGGLSDMFGGGMQSSVGGSSVAERNLDRITIVIGLLWFACIVVLGLLMKLK, from the coding sequence GTGATTGTCGGGTTCTCGATTGCCCTGATCGTCTTCAGCCTGCTGCTGATGCTGCTGGTGCTGATGCACAAGGGAAAGGGTGGCGGCCTCTCCGACATGTTCGGCGGTGGTATGCAGTCCTCCGTCGGTGGCTCCTCGGTCGCCGAGCGAAATCTCGACCGCATCACCATCGTGATCGGTCTGTTGTGGTTCGCGTGCATTGTCGTACTTGGTCTGCTGATGAAGCTCAAGTAA
- a CDS encoding phosphoglycerate kinase, protein MKTIDELLAEGVAGKRVFVRADLNVPLAEGRITDDGRIRAVLPTLQALLAADAKVVVASHLGRPKGAPDPQFSLLPAAERLGELLGAPVAFAQDTVGAAAHDAVDGLEPGQVAVVENLRFNAGETAKDDAERGAFADQLAALADVYVGDGFGAVHRKHASVFDLPARLPHYAGHLIATEVGVLKKLTEDVKRPYTVVLGGAKVSDKLAVIDELLGKADRLLIGGGMAYTFLKAQGHEVGISLLQEDQIPVVKEYMERAEKSGVELVLPVDVLVSKDFPDLKTKAPADFETVDADRIPADKEGLDIGPRTRELFASKITDAETVFWNGPVGVAEHPDYAGGTAAVAQALLDSKGFTVVGGGDSAAAVRNLGFDETKFGHISTGGGASLEYLEGKTLPGLAALED, encoded by the coding sequence ATGAAGACGATCGACGAACTTCTCGCCGAAGGCGTCGCGGGCAAGCGGGTATTCGTCCGCGCCGACCTCAACGTGCCGCTGGCTGAAGGCCGCATCACCGACGACGGCCGCATCCGCGCCGTGCTCCCCACCCTTCAGGCGCTCCTCGCCGCCGACGCCAAGGTCGTCGTGGCCTCGCACCTGGGCCGTCCCAAAGGCGCCCCGGACCCGCAGTTCTCACTTCTGCCCGCCGCCGAGCGGCTTGGTGAACTCCTGGGCGCGCCGGTCGCGTTCGCCCAGGACACCGTCGGCGCCGCCGCCCACGACGCGGTCGACGGGCTTGAGCCCGGCCAGGTCGCGGTCGTCGAGAACCTGCGCTTCAACGCCGGTGAGACGGCCAAGGACGACGCCGAGCGCGGCGCCTTCGCCGACCAGCTCGCCGCCCTCGCCGATGTGTACGTCGGCGACGGCTTCGGCGCGGTGCACCGTAAGCACGCCTCCGTCTTCGACCTGCCGGCGCGCCTGCCGCACTACGCGGGCCACCTCATCGCCACCGAGGTCGGCGTCCTGAAGAAGCTGACCGAGGACGTCAAGCGCCCCTACACGGTCGTGCTCGGCGGCGCCAAGGTCTCCGACAAGCTCGCGGTCATCGACGAACTGCTCGGCAAGGCCGACCGCCTGCTGATCGGCGGCGGCATGGCGTACACCTTCCTCAAGGCCCAGGGGCACGAGGTCGGCATCTCCCTGCTCCAGGAGGACCAGATCCCGGTCGTCAAGGAGTACATGGAGCGCGCCGAGAAGAGCGGTGTGGAGCTGGTGCTCCCGGTCGACGTGCTGGTCTCCAAGGACTTCCCCGACCTGAAGACCAAGGCGCCGGCCGACTTCGAGACCGTCGACGCGGACCGGATCCCCGCGGACAAGGAGGGCCTGGACATCGGCCCCAGGACCCGTGAGCTGTTCGCTTCGAAGATCACCGACGCCGAGACCGTGTTCTGGAACGGCCCCGTAGGCGTCGCCGAACACCCCGACTACGCCGGCGGCACCGCCGCCGTCGCGCAGGCGCTGCTCGACAGCAAGGGCTTCACCGTGGTCGGCGGTGGCGACTCCGCCGCGGCCGTCCGTAACCTGGGCTTCGACGAGACGAAGTTCGGACACATCTCGACCGGTGGCGGCGCGAGCCTCGAATACCTCGAGGGCAAGACGCTTCCCGGCCTCGCCGCACTGGAGGACTGA
- the tpiA gene encoding triose-phosphate isomerase: MAGNWKMNLNHLEAIAHVQKLAFALADKDYDAVEVAVLPPFVDLRSVQTLVDGDKLKIKYGAQDISAHESGAYTGEISGPMLAKLKCAYVAVGHSERRQYHGESDELCNAKVKAAFQHGLTPILCVGEGLDLRKAGQQVPYTLAQLDGALKDVPAEQAESIVIAYEPVWAIGTGEVATPEDAQEVCGAIRARLAELYSQELAEKVRIQYGGSVKAGNVAAIMAQPDVDGALIGGAALDADEFVKIVRFRDQ, encoded by the coding sequence ATGGCGGGCAACTGGAAGATGAACCTCAACCACCTCGAGGCCATCGCACACGTCCAGAAGCTCGCCTTCGCGCTCGCCGACAAGGACTACGACGCCGTCGAGGTCGCCGTCCTGCCGCCCTTCGTCGACCTGCGCTCCGTGCAGACCCTGGTCGACGGCGACAAGCTCAAGATCAAGTACGGCGCCCAGGACATCTCGGCGCACGAATCCGGTGCCTACACCGGTGAGATCTCGGGCCCGATGCTGGCCAAGCTGAAGTGCGCCTACGTCGCCGTGGGCCACTCCGAGCGCCGGCAGTACCACGGCGAGAGCGACGAGCTCTGCAACGCCAAGGTGAAGGCCGCCTTCCAGCACGGCCTGACCCCGATCCTCTGCGTCGGCGAGGGCCTGGACCTCCGCAAGGCCGGCCAGCAGGTCCCCTACACGCTGGCCCAGCTCGACGGCGCCCTCAAGGACGTCCCCGCCGAGCAGGCCGAGTCCATCGTGATCGCCTACGAGCCGGTCTGGGCGATCGGCACCGGCGAGGTCGCCACCCCCGAGGACGCCCAGGAGGTGTGCGGGGCGATCCGCGCGCGCCTGGCCGAGCTGTACTCGCAGGAGCTCGCCGAGAAGGTGCGCATCCAGTACGGCGGCTCGGTGAAGGCCGGGAACGTCGCCGCGATCATGGCTCAGCCGGACGTCGACGGAGCCCTGATCGGAGGCGCCGCACTGGACGCCGACGAGTTCGTCAAGATCGTCCGCTTCCGCGACCAGTAA
- the pgi gene encoding glucose-6-phosphate isomerase: MNAGSRTRLNQMPEWTALGKHREQLGETHLRELFAAEPDRGTAYTLRVGDLHLDYSKHLVTGETLALLRELAAATDVEGLRDAMFRGEKINTTEDRAVLHTALRAPRDAVIEVDGENVVPGVHEVLDKMAAFSAKIRSGEWTGHTGKPIKNVVNIGIGGSDLGPAMAYEALKSFSDRDLTVRFVSNVDGADLHEAVRDLDAAETLFIIASKTFTTIETITNATSARDWLLTELRAGQDAVARHFVALSTNAEKVAGFGIDTANMFGFWDWVGGRYSFDSAIGLSLMIAIGSDRFREMLGGFHLVDEHFRTAPAESNAPLLMGLLGVWYGAFFDAQSHAVLPYSHYLSKFTAYLQQLDMESNGKSVDRDGNPVDWETGPVVWGTPGTNGQHAYYQLIHQGTKVIPADFIGFAEPVAGLLPGLVAQHDLLMANFFAQTQALAFGKTPDEVRAEGVSEELVPHKTFRGNHPTTTILAKELTPSVLGQLIALYEHKVFVQGAVWNIDSFDQWGVELGKVLAKRVEPALTEGADVPGLDASSKALVATYRSLRGR, encoded by the coding sequence ATGAACGCAGGAAGCCGTACCAGGCTCAACCAGATGCCCGAGTGGACCGCACTGGGCAAGCACCGGGAGCAGCTGGGCGAGACCCATCTGCGCGAGCTGTTCGCCGCCGAGCCCGACCGGGGCACCGCCTACACCCTGCGGGTCGGCGACCTCCACCTCGACTACTCCAAGCACCTGGTGACCGGCGAAACCCTCGCGCTCCTGCGCGAGCTGGCCGCGGCCACCGACGTCGAGGGGCTGCGGGACGCCATGTTCCGCGGCGAGAAGATCAACACCACCGAGGACCGCGCCGTCCTGCACACCGCGCTGCGCGCCCCGCGCGACGCGGTGATCGAGGTCGACGGCGAGAACGTGGTGCCCGGCGTCCATGAAGTCCTTGACAAGATGGCCGCGTTCTCGGCGAAGATCCGCTCGGGCGAGTGGACCGGTCACACCGGCAAGCCCATCAAGAACGTCGTCAACATCGGCATCGGCGGCTCCGACCTCGGTCCCGCGATGGCCTACGAGGCCCTGAAGTCCTTCAGCGACCGGGATCTGACGGTCCGTTTCGTCTCCAACGTGGACGGCGCCGACCTGCACGAGGCGGTCCGCGACCTGGACGCCGCCGAGACGCTGTTCATCATCGCGTCCAAGACCTTCACCACCATCGAGACCATCACCAACGCCACCTCGGCCCGCGACTGGCTGCTCACCGAGCTGAGGGCCGGTCAGGACGCCGTCGCCCGGCACTTCGTGGCCCTGTCGACCAACGCCGAGAAGGTCGCCGGCTTCGGCATCGACACGGCCAACATGTTCGGCTTCTGGGACTGGGTCGGCGGACGGTACTCCTTCGACTCGGCCATCGGCCTCTCGTTGATGATCGCGATCGGCTCCGACCGGTTCCGCGAGATGCTGGGCGGCTTCCACCTGGTCGACGAGCACTTCCGTACCGCGCCCGCCGAGTCCAACGCGCCGTTGCTGATGGGCCTGTTGGGGGTGTGGTACGGGGCGTTCTTCGACGCCCAGTCGCACGCGGTGCTGCCCTACAGCCACTACCTGTCGAAGTTCACCGCCTACCTCCAGCAGCTCGACATGGAGTCCAACGGCAAGTCGGTGGACCGTGACGGCAACCCGGTCGACTGGGAGACAGGTCCTGTGGTGTGGGGCACCCCGGGCACCAACGGGCAGCACGCGTACTACCAGTTGATCCACCAGGGCACCAAGGTCATCCCGGCCGACTTCATCGGCTTCGCCGAGCCCGTCGCCGGCCTGCTGCCGGGCCTCGTCGCCCAGCACGACCTCCTGATGGCCAACTTCTTCGCCCAGACGCAGGCCCTTGCCTTCGGCAAGACCCCCGATGAGGTGCGCGCCGAGGGCGTGTCCGAAGAGCTCGTGCCGCACAAGACCTTCCGGGGCAACCACCCCACCACCACGATCCTGGCCAAGGAGCTGACCCCGTCGGTCCTCGGCCAGCTCATCGCGCTGTACGAGCACAAGGTGTTCGTCCAGGGCGCCGTGTGGAACATCGACTCCTTCGACCAGTGGGGCGTCGAGCTCGGCAAGGTCCTCGCCAAGCGGGTCGAGCCCGCCCTGACCGAGGGCGCCGACGTGCCGGGCCTGGACGCCTCCAGCAAGGCCCTGGTCGCCACGTACCGTTCGCTGCGCGGCCGTTGA